A DNA window from Aythya fuligula isolate bAytFul2 chromosome 4, bAytFul2.pri, whole genome shotgun sequence contains the following coding sequences:
- the LEPROTL1 gene encoding leptin receptor overlapping transcript-like 1 produces MRAACPEAAAGARALRGAMAGIKALISLSFGGAVGLMFLMLGCALPQYNQYWPLFVLFFYILSPIPYCIARRLVDDTDATSNACKELAIFLTTGIVVSAFGLPIVFARAELIYWGACALVLTGNTVIFATILGFFLVFGSNDDFSWQQW; encoded by the exons ATGCGCGCTGCCTGCCCGGAAGCGGCCGCAGGGGCTCGGGCGCTGCGCGGGGCCATGGCCGGCATCAAAg CGCTGATCAGCCTGTCCTTCGGCGGAGCGGTCGGACTGATGTTCCTGATGCTGGGATGCGCCCTGCCCCAGTACAA ccaGTACTGGCCcctgtttgttctgtttttttacATCCTTTCTCCTATACCGTACTGCATAGCAAGAAGATTAGTAGATGACACAGATGCTACAAGTAATGCCTGCAAGGAGCTGGCCATATTTCTTACGACAGGCATTGTTGTCTCAGCGTTTGGGCTACCTATAGTGTTTGCCAGAGCAGAACTG ATTTACTGGGGCGCGTGTGCACTTGTTCTTACGGGGAATACAGTCATCTTTGCTACGATCCTAGGATTTTTCTTGGTCTTTGGCAGCAATGACGACTTCAGCTGGCAGCAGTGGTGA